A single region of the Streptomyces sp. NBC_01803 genome encodes:
- a CDS encoding winged helix-turn-helix domain-containing protein, with amino-acid sequence MTAVVLELSSDEARRIALRAQGLLGAPDRAAGVRGVLRRLGAVQLDTISVLARSHELLPYARLGAVGRPAVEEAFWSGGHSFEYWSHAACVLPIEEWPLFAFRRRSYEARGVWGHRLAPGAYESVIARLRAEGPLTATELGGSKNGGPWWDWSDAKVAVERALALGEVVCVERRGWKRVYDLAARAVPEKLFHDDLDDDECVRRLVAQAGAAMGVATQADLADYHRLTGAWVERVVRDTGLVEVEVAGWGAADGRTARHRAWADPAALASPPRGRHRTTLLSPFDSLVWDRPRTERIFGFTHRLEAYVPKPQRIYGYFSMPLLSGGKLLGRVDPAREGGTLVARHAAFEGPAARAARAIPAMAEALAEAARWVGCGGVRVERTSPPELHRPLSEAVARVG; translated from the coding sequence ATGACTGCCGTCGTTCTCGAACTCTCCTCCGACGAGGCCCGACGCATCGCGCTGCGCGCCCAGGGGCTGCTGGGCGCGCCCGACCGGGCGGCCGGCGTGCGCGGCGTGCTGCGGCGCCTGGGCGCGGTGCAGCTCGACACGATCTCGGTGCTCGCCCGCTCCCACGAGCTGCTGCCGTACGCGCGGCTGGGCGCGGTGGGCAGACCGGCGGTGGAGGAGGCGTTCTGGTCGGGCGGCCACTCCTTTGAGTACTGGTCGCATGCCGCCTGCGTGCTGCCCATTGAGGAGTGGCCGCTGTTCGCCTTCCGCCGCCGCTCGTACGAGGCGCGGGGGGTGTGGGGCCACCGGCTGGCCCCCGGGGCGTATGAGTCGGTGATCGCCCGGCTGCGCGCCGAGGGACCGTTGACGGCGACGGAGCTGGGCGGTTCGAAGAACGGCGGCCCGTGGTGGGACTGGAGCGACGCGAAGGTCGCGGTCGAGCGGGCGCTGGCGCTGGGCGAGGTGGTGTGCGTCGAGCGGCGCGGCTGGAAGCGGGTGTACGACCTGGCCGCGCGCGCGGTCCCGGAGAAGCTGTTCCACGACGACCTGGACGACGACGAGTGCGTGCGCCGCCTCGTCGCCCAGGCGGGCGCGGCGATGGGTGTCGCCACGCAGGCCGATCTCGCCGACTACCACCGGCTGACGGGCGCGTGGGTGGAGCGGGTGGTGCGGGACACCGGCCTGGTCGAGGTCGAGGTGGCGGGCTGGGGAGCGGCGGACGGCCGGACCGCGCGGCACCGCGCGTGGGCCGACCCGGCCGCCCTGGCCTCGCCGCCGCGCGGGCGGCACCGCACGACGCTGCTCTCACCGTTCGACTCCCTGGTCTGGGACCGGCCGCGCACCGAGCGGATCTTCGGATTCACGCACCGGCTGGAGGCGTATGTGCCCAAGCCCCAGCGGATATACGGGTATTTCTCGATGCCGCTGCTGTCTGGCGGGAAGCTGCTGGGCCGGGTGGACCCGGCCCGCGAGGGCGGCACGCTGGTCGCCCGGCACGCGGCGTTCGAGGGCCCGGCGGCGCGGGCGGCGAGGGCGATACCGGCGATGGCGGAGGCCCTGGCCGAGGCCGCGCGGTGGGTGGGGTGCGGGGGCGTGCGCGTGGAGCGGACGAGCCCGCCCGAGCTGCACCGCCCGCTGTCGGAGGCGGTCGCGCGCGTCGGCTAG
- a CDS encoding response regulator: protein MVDTFGPTMSRGQRGEARVIPSGPSREQREPIRVLVVDDHELFRRGLEIVLAHEEDIQVVGEAGDGAEAVEKAADLLPDIVLMDVRMPRRGGIEACTSIKEVAPSARIIMLTISDEEADLYDAIKAGATGYLLKEISTDEVTAAIRAVADGQSQISPSMAAKLLTEFKSLIQRTDERRLVPAPRLTDRELEVLKLVATGRNNRDIAKELFISENTVKNHVRNILEKLQLHSRMEAVVYAMREKILDLETG, encoded by the coding sequence ATGGTGGACACTTTCGGACCCACGATGTCCCGGGGCCAGCGCGGCGAGGCCCGCGTGATCCCCTCCGGCCCGTCCCGGGAGCAGCGGGAGCCGATCCGGGTGCTCGTGGTCGACGACCACGAGTTGTTCCGGCGGGGGCTGGAGATCGTGCTCGCCCACGAGGAGGACATCCAGGTCGTCGGCGAGGCCGGGGACGGCGCCGAGGCCGTGGAGAAGGCCGCCGACCTGCTGCCCGACATCGTGCTGATGGACGTGCGGATGCCGCGCCGCGGCGGGATCGAGGCGTGCACGTCCATCAAGGAAGTGGCTCCCAGCGCGCGGATCATCATGCTGACGATCAGCGACGAGGAGGCCGACCTCTACGACGCCATCAAGGCGGGCGCCACCGGCTATCTGCTGAAGGAGATCTCCACGGACGAGGTCACCGCGGCGATCCGGGCCGTGGCCGACGGCCAGTCACAGATCAGCCCGTCGATGGCCGCCAAGCTCCTCACCGAGTTCAAGTCGCTGATCCAGCGCACCGACGAGCGCCGCCTCGTCCCGGCCCCCAGGCTCACCGACCGGGAGCTGGAGGTGCTCAAGCTGGTCGCCACCGGCCGGAACAACCGGGACATCGCCAAGGAGCTCTTCATCAGCGAGAACACGGTGAAGAACCACGTGCGCAACATCCTGGAGAAGCTCCAGCTGCACTCCCGGATGGAAGCCGTGGTCTACGCGATGCGCGAGAAGATCCTGGATCTGGAGACGGGCTAG
- the hpf gene encoding ribosome hibernation-promoting factor, HPF/YfiA family, producing MDIVVKGRKTEVPERFRRHVAEKLKLDKIQRIDGKVIRLDVELSKEHNPRQADRSDRVEITLRHRGPVVRAEAAAADAYAALDLAVEKLESRLRRQHDKRRCRRGRDRIPASEVAAVVPDAASINGRGAAPVVEDDAPPVRRLGSIVVEGDGPLVVREKTHKAAPMTLEQALYEMELVGHDFYLFVDSDTKQPSVVYRRHAYDYGVIHVETDPLAEVAPEEAGGVLGG from the coding sequence GTGGACATCGTCGTCAAGGGCCGTAAGACCGAGGTGCCGGAGCGATTCCGGCGGCATGTGGCCGAGAAGCTGAAGCTTGACAAGATCCAGAGGATCGACGGCAAGGTGATCCGCCTGGACGTGGAGTTGTCCAAGGAGCACAACCCTCGCCAGGCAGACCGTTCCGACCGGGTGGAGATCACGCTGCGGCACCGGGGTCCGGTGGTGCGGGCGGAGGCTGCCGCGGCCGACGCCTACGCCGCCCTGGACCTCGCGGTGGAGAAGCTGGAATCCCGGTTGCGCAGGCAGCACGACAAGCGTCGCTGCCGTCGGGGCCGCGACCGGATCCCGGCCAGTGAGGTCGCGGCGGTGGTGCCCGACGCGGCGTCGATCAACGGCCGCGGGGCGGCCCCGGTGGTCGAGGACGACGCGCCGCCCGTGCGGCGGCTGGGCTCGATCGTGGTGGAGGGCGACGGCCCGCTGGTGGTCCGGGAGAAGACCCACAAGGCGGCGCCGATGACGCTGGAGCAGGCGCTCTACGAGATGGAGTTGGTCGGGCACGACTTCTATCTCTTCGTCGACTCCGACACGAAGCAGCCCAGCGTCGTCTACCGGCGGCACGCTTACGACTACGGGGTGATCCACGTGGAGACCGATCCGCTCGCCGAGGTCGCTCCCGAGGAGGCCGGCGGCGTGCTCGGCGGCTGA
- a CDS encoding ComF family protein, producing the protein MRGWWRELGSLVLPAECAGCGGARAVLCASCRGLLSAGPARRVRPVPEPEGLPPVYAAVAYVDEARAVLLAHKERGVLSLAGPLGRALALAVRAAGAAGAAEGRVLSLVPVPSARSAVAGRGHDPVRRIALAAAGWLRRDGLAVRVRPALRQRRRVADQSGLTAGQRVANLTGALVVRPGALIAGDSVVLVDDLLTTGASLAEAARAVRSSGGLPVGAAVVAGPPTGWI; encoded by the coding sequence ATGCGGGGATGGTGGCGGGAGCTCGGCTCCCTCGTGCTTCCGGCGGAGTGCGCCGGCTGCGGCGGGGCGCGCGCCGTGCTGTGCGCGTCGTGCCGGGGGCTGTTGAGCGCCGGCCCGGCCCGGCGGGTGCGGCCGGTGCCCGAGCCCGAGGGACTGCCGCCCGTCTACGCGGCCGTGGCGTACGTCGACGAGGCGCGCGCCGTGCTGCTGGCCCACAAGGAGCGCGGGGTGCTGTCGCTGGCCGGGCCGCTGGGCCGCGCGCTGGCCCTCGCCGTGCGGGCCGCGGGGGCCGCCGGGGCGGCGGAGGGCCGGGTGCTCAGCCTCGTGCCGGTGCCGTCGGCACGTTCGGCGGTGGCCGGGCGCGGGCACGATCCGGTGCGAAGAATCGCGCTGGCGGCGGCCGGGTGGCTCCGGCGGGACGGGCTCGCGGTGCGGGTGCGGCCCGCGCTGCGGCAACGCCGCCGCGTCGCCGACCAGTCGGGGCTGACGGCCGGGCAGCGGGTGGCGAACCTGACGGGAGCGCTGGTCGTACGGCCGGGGGCGCTGATCGCGGGTGACTCCGTGGTGCTCGTGGACGACCTGCTGACCACCGGCGCCTCGCTCGCCGAGGCGGCGCGGGCGGTGCGTTCCTCGGGCGGCCTGCCGGTCGGCGCGGCCGTCGTGGCGGGTCCTCCTACCGGGTGGATCTGA
- a CDS encoding LpqB family beta-propeller domain-containing protein: MGAGSERVRGRRRAGRGRGAVRRAAGSLAAVALLLSGCASMPGSGPVQSVDSSQRPDSESLVRVYGVAPQDDALPQQIVRGFLEAITSDDERFETARQYLTPERAGSWDPFTGITVLSSGLGLSSPRGGDSRVELSGARLATVDGTHVYTPQTGAYRGTFDLRQVDGEWRIDALPDGLVMSEADFRRIYRSVDTYYYADLGAEAPRASGGDEALVPDPVYVRRRIDPVGDTVRALLDGPSEWHDPVVTTAFPAGAQLAAGSVIGDSGTLTVRLSGVPDDWPRYRCELMAAQLLQTVREVASQTLTETVLLAEDGSQLCAVSRAEADAYTPGLSDGEVARAYFLDEDGRLVSVVDDQSAPRPVRGALGEPGVELRGVAVDRDEQRGAGVSADGSTLYVASMAEEDAELEAVLTSESGGADAGLSAPSWDGLGDLWVADRDPHGPRLLRLTGGEGQPREVPVAGLGEGQRIEAVRVASDGVRIAMLVSGDGHTTLRLGRVERTRSEDGVAVSVDAPRPVAPELENVVAASWAGGSRLVVVGRPDDGVEQLHYVATDGSPLNTPTVPGLNNVTAVAAAEDERQPLLAQTGDDIARLQDDAQWKVVADAKGGFAPVYPG, encoded by the coding sequence ATGGGCGCGGGGAGTGAGCGGGTGCGCGGACGGCGGCGGGCGGGGCGCGGGCGGGGCGCGGTGCGGCGGGCGGCGGGTTCGCTGGCGGCGGTGGCGCTGCTGCTGAGCGGCTGCGCCTCCATGCCGGGCAGCGGCCCGGTGCAGAGTGTGGACTCCTCGCAGCGGCCGGACAGCGAGTCGCTGGTGCGGGTCTACGGGGTGGCGCCGCAGGACGACGCGCTGCCGCAGCAGATCGTGCGCGGCTTCCTGGAGGCGATCACCAGCGACGACGAACGGTTCGAGACGGCCAGGCAGTACCTCACGCCGGAACGCGCCGGGTCCTGGGACCCGTTCACCGGCATCACCGTGCTGTCGTCGGGGCTGGGACTGAGCAGCCCGCGCGGCGGGGACTCGCGCGTCGAGTTGAGCGGCGCCCGGCTGGCCACGGTGGACGGCACGCACGTGTACACGCCGCAGACCGGCGCGTACCGGGGGACGTTCGACCTGCGCCAGGTGGACGGCGAGTGGCGGATCGACGCGCTGCCGGACGGCCTCGTGATGAGCGAGGCGGATTTCCGCCGGATCTACCGCTCGGTCGACACGTACTACTACGCCGATCTGGGCGCCGAGGCGCCGCGGGCGTCCGGCGGCGACGAGGCACTGGTGCCGGATCCGGTGTATGTGCGGCGCCGGATCGACCCGGTCGGGGACACCGTGCGCGCGTTGCTCGACGGGCCGAGCGAGTGGCACGACCCGGTGGTGACCACGGCCTTCCCCGCGGGCGCCCAGCTGGCGGCCGGATCGGTGATCGGTGATTCGGGCACCCTGACGGTGCGGCTGTCCGGAGTACCGGACGACTGGCCGCGCTACCGCTGCGAGCTGATGGCGGCGCAGCTCCTCCAGACGGTGCGGGAGGTGGCCTCCCAGACATTGACGGAGACCGTGCTGCTGGCCGAGGACGGGTCCCAACTCTGCGCCGTCAGCCGCGCCGAGGCGGACGCGTACACGCCGGGGCTGAGTGACGGCGAGGTGGCGCGCGCGTACTTCCTCGACGAGGACGGGCGGCTGGTGTCCGTGGTGGACGACCAGAGCGCTCCGCGGCCGGTGCGCGGCGCGCTGGGCGAGCCCGGCGTCGAGCTGCGCGGGGTGGCGGTCGACCGGGACGAGCAGCGGGGCGCGGGCGTCAGCGCGGACGGGTCCACCCTCTACGTCGCCTCGATGGCCGAGGAGGACGCGGAGCTGGAGGCGGTCCTCACCAGCGAGTCCGGCGGCGCGGACGCCGGACTGAGCGCGCCGAGTTGGGACGGCCTCGGCGATCTGTGGGTCGCGGACCGCGACCCCCACGGGCCGCGGCTGCTGCGGCTGACGGGCGGCGAGGGACAGCCGCGGGAGGTACCGGTCGCCGGCCTGGGCGAGGGGCAGCGGATCGAGGCGGTCCGGGTGGCCTCGGACGGGGTGCGGATCGCGATGCTGGTCAGCGGCGACGGGCACACGACGCTGCGACTCGGCCGTGTGGAGCGGACCCGGTCGGAGGACGGCGTCGCGGTGTCCGTGGACGCACCGCGGCCGGTCGCGCCGGAGTTGGAGAACGTGGTCGCGGCGTCCTGGGCCGGCGGCAGCCGACTCGTGGTAGTGGGCCGTCCGGACGACGGCGTCGAGCAGCTGCACTATGTGGCGACGGACGGCTCCCCGTTGAACACTCCCACCGTTCCGGGGCTCAACAATGTCACCGCCGTCGCGGCGGCGGAGGACGAGCGGCAGCCACTGCTGGCGCAGACGGGCGACGACATCGCGCGGCTCCAGGACGACGCCCAGTGGAAGGTCGTCGCCGACGCGAAGGGTGGATTCGCCCCCGTCTATCCCGGCTGA
- the mtrB gene encoding MtrAB system histidine kinase MtrB — MWWQGPRLLTERATGGRAQPAIRIFGRWARGPLLSVMRLWRRNIQLRVVASTLLLSLAVVLVLGFVVIGQVRNGLLEAKRQTAQSQAEGGFSAAKEQAAGDGDGQGAGAGQSADAGEWMTSIVQQLASGGQGVFSVVALPSQLSTPFVGDTASAPLGARAQGDVNPERSINPELSIPQELRDALDADLATHRQYHTIVRQNGDTEAALIIGRRLTDNEGHQYQLYFVFPFTQEEKSLSLVTGTIATAGLFVVVLLGAIAWLVVRQVVTPVRMAARIAERLAAGRLHERMKVSGEDDIARLGESFNKMARNLQLKIQQLEELSRMQRRFVSDVSHELRTPLTTVRMAADVIHESRGAFDPATARSAELLLSQLDRFESLLADLLEISRFDAGAARLEAEDTDLRDVVHRVVEGAEPLAERKGSRLLVRGATRPVVAEADPRRIERVVRNLVVNAIEHGEGRDIAVRLAASRDGGMVAIAVRDYGIGLRPGDAEQVFSRFWRADPARARTMGGTGLGLSIAVEDAHLHGGRLEAWGEPGGGAQFRLTLPRTVGGPLRGSPLPLEPGDSRANRARGASGGSGRQERVAAVSGDAGEPGAEGGHGRGE; from the coding sequence ATGTGGTGGCAGGGCCCCCGGCTGCTGACCGAAAGGGCGACGGGCGGCCGGGCCCAGCCCGCTATCCGGATCTTCGGGCGCTGGGCGCGCGGCCCGCTGCTGTCGGTGATGCGGCTGTGGCGGCGCAACATCCAGCTCCGCGTGGTGGCCAGCACGCTGCTGCTCTCGCTCGCGGTGGTGCTGGTGCTGGGCTTCGTGGTGATCGGGCAGGTGCGCAACGGTCTGCTGGAGGCCAAGCGGCAGACGGCGCAGAGCCAGGCGGAGGGCGGCTTCTCGGCGGCGAAGGAGCAGGCCGCGGGCGACGGTGACGGCCAGGGCGCCGGGGCCGGGCAGTCGGCCGACGCGGGCGAGTGGATGACGAGCATCGTGCAGCAGCTCGCCAGCGGCGGTCAGGGCGTGTTCTCGGTGGTGGCGCTCCCGTCGCAGCTGTCCACGCCGTTCGTCGGGGACACCGCGTCGGCGCCGCTGGGGGCGCGCGCGCAGGGTGACGTCAACCCGGAGCGGAGCATCAACCCGGAGCTGAGCATTCCGCAGGAGCTGCGGGACGCGCTGGACGCGGACCTGGCGACGCACCGGCAGTACCACACGATCGTCCGCCAGAACGGCGACACCGAGGCCGCGCTGATCATCGGCAGGCGGCTGACGGACAACGAGGGGCACCAGTACCAGCTCTACTTCGTCTTCCCCTTCACGCAGGAGGAGAAGTCCCTCAGCCTGGTCACGGGCACCATCGCGACGGCCGGGCTGTTCGTCGTGGTGTTGCTGGGCGCCATCGCCTGGCTGGTGGTGCGGCAGGTGGTCACGCCGGTCCGGATGGCGGCCAGGATCGCGGAGCGGCTGGCGGCCGGGCGGCTGCACGAGCGGATGAAGGTCAGCGGCGAGGACGACATCGCGCGGCTGGGCGAGTCGTTCAACAAGATGGCGCGCAACCTCCAGCTCAAGATCCAGCAGCTGGAGGAGCTGTCGCGGATGCAGCGCCGCTTCGTCTCGGACGTCTCGCACGAGCTGCGCACGCCGCTGACGACGGTGCGGATGGCGGCGGACGTCATCCACGAGTCGCGCGGCGCGTTCGACCCGGCCACCGCGCGGTCGGCGGAGCTGCTGCTCAGCCAGCTCGACCGGTTCGAGTCGCTGCTCGCGGACCTGCTGGAGATCAGCCGCTTCGACGCGGGCGCGGCCCGGCTGGAGGCGGAGGACACCGATCTGCGGGACGTGGTGCACCGGGTGGTCGAGGGCGCCGAGCCGTTGGCCGAACGGAAGGGCAGCCGGCTGCTGGTGCGCGGCGCGACCCGGCCGGTCGTCGCCGAGGCCGATCCGCGGCGGATCGAGCGCGTGGTGCGCAACCTCGTGGTCAACGCCATCGAGCACGGCGAGGGCCGCGACATCGCGGTGCGGCTGGCGGCGAGTCGGGACGGCGGGATGGTGGCCATCGCCGTGCGCGACTACGGGATCGGGCTGCGGCCCGGCGACGCGGAGCAGGTCTTCAGCCGCTTCTGGCGGGCCGACCCGGCGCGGGCGCGGACCATGGGCGGCACCGGGCTGGGACTGTCGATCGCCGTGGAGGACGCGCATCTGCACGGCGGCCGGCTGGAGGCGTGGGGCGAGCCGGGCGGCGGCGCGCAGTTCCGGCTGACGCTGCCGCGCACGGTCGGCGGTCCGCTGCGCGGGTCGCCGCTGCCGCTGGAGCCGGGTGATTCGCGGGCCAACCGGGCGCGCGGCGCGAGCGGTGGGTCGGGACGGCAGGAGCGGGTCGCCGCGGTGAGCGGTGACGCGGGCGAGCCGGGGGCGGAGGGCGGCCATGGGCGCGGGGAGTGA
- the mtrA gene encoding two-component system response regulator MtrA — MKGRVLVVDDDTALAEMLGIVLRGEGFEPSFVADGDKALAAFREIKPDLVLLDLMLPGRDGIEVCRLIRGESGVPIVMLTAKSDTVDVVVGLESGADDYIVKPFKPKELIARIRARLRRSEEPAPEQLAIGDLVIDVAGHSVKRGSQAISLTPLEFDLLVALARKPWQVFTREVLLEQVWGYRHAADTRLVNVHVQRLRSKVEKDPERPEIVVTVRGVGYKAGSS, encoded by the coding sequence ATGAAGGGTCGCGTACTCGTCGTCGACGACGACACCGCGCTGGCGGAGATGCTCGGCATCGTGCTGCGCGGTGAGGGGTTCGAACCGTCGTTCGTGGCGGACGGGGACAAGGCGCTGGCCGCGTTCCGGGAGATCAAGCCGGATCTGGTCCTGCTGGACCTGATGCTGCCCGGCCGGGACGGCATCGAGGTGTGCCGCCTTATCCGGGGTGAGTCCGGCGTCCCGATCGTCATGCTCACCGCGAAGAGCGACACGGTCGACGTGGTCGTCGGCCTCGAATCCGGCGCGGACGACTACATCGTCAAGCCCTTCAAGCCGAAGGAGCTGATCGCCCGCATCCGGGCGAGGCTGCGGCGTTCGGAGGAGCCGGCGCCCGAGCAGCTCGCGATCGGCGACCTGGTGATCGACGTGGCGGGGCACTCGGTGAAGCGGGGCAGCCAGGCGATCTCGCTGACGCCGCTGGAGTTCGACCTGCTGGTGGCGCTGGCGCGCAAGCCATGGCAGGTGTTCACCCGCGAGGTGCTGCTGGAGCAGGTGTGGGGGTACCGGCACGCGGCGGACACCCGGCTGGTCAACGTGCATGTGCAGCGACTGCGTTCCAAGGTGGAGAAGGATCCGGAGCGGCCGGAGATCGTGGTGACGGTCCGCGGGGTGGGTTACAAGGCCGGGTCCAGCTGA
- the mtnA gene encoding S-methyl-5-thioribose-1-phosphate isomerase produces the protein MADLRLPALRWAEPPDGPVLVLLDQTRLPVEEVELICTDVPGLVAAIQSLAVRGAPVLGLAGAYGVALAAVRGYDVVDAARSLAQARPTAVNLAHGVERALAAYRAVGGDGPAAARAALEAAVALHREDAAASDRMAELGRELLGELLPGGRYRILTHCNTGALVSGGEGTALAVVRAAHRAGELRRLWVDETRPLLQGARLTAYEAARDGMAYTVLADSAAGSLFAAGEVDAVFIGADRIAADGSVANKVGSYPLAVLARHHGVPFVVVAPASTVDLATPDGAAIHIEQRPGHEVTDIAPGVPVAPVGAQAYNPAFDVTPPELVTAIVTELGVVSPVDRGNLSEVCSRSRSAESDSGDGMMKA, from the coding sequence ATGGCTGATCTCAGACTCCCCGCCTTGCGCTGGGCCGAGCCGCCCGACGGGCCGGTGCTGGTGCTGCTCGACCAGACCCGGCTGCCCGTCGAGGAGGTGGAGCTCATCTGTACGGATGTCCCGGGGCTCGTGGCGGCGATCCAGTCGCTCGCCGTCCGCGGCGCTCCGGTGCTCGGCCTCGCCGGGGCCTACGGCGTCGCGCTGGCCGCCGTGCGCGGATACGACGTGGTGGACGCGGCGCGGTCGCTGGCCCAGGCGCGGCCGACCGCGGTGAACCTGGCCCACGGGGTCGAGCGGGCCCTCGCGGCCTACCGGGCGGTGGGCGGCGACGGGCCGGCCGCGGCGCGGGCGGCGCTGGAGGCGGCGGTGGCCCTGCACCGGGAGGACGCGGCGGCCAGCGACCGGATGGCCGAGCTGGGCCGGGAGCTGCTGGGTGAGCTGCTGCCCGGCGGCCGGTACCGGATCCTGACGCACTGCAACACGGGCGCGCTGGTCTCGGGCGGTGAGGGCACGGCGCTGGCGGTGGTGCGCGCCGCGCACCGGGCGGGGGAGCTGCGGCGGCTGTGGGTGGACGAGACGCGGCCGTTGCTCCAGGGCGCGCGGCTGACGGCCTACGAGGCGGCGCGCGACGGGATGGCGTACACCGTGCTGGCGGACTCGGCGGCCGGGTCGCTGTTCGCGGCCGGTGAGGTGGACGCGGTGTTCATCGGGGCGGACCGGATCGCGGCGGACGGCTCGGTGGCCAACAAGGTGGGCAGCTACCCGCTGGCGGTGCTGGCTCGGCATCACGGGGTGCCGTTCGTGGTGGTGGCTCCGGCGAGCACGGTGGATCTGGCGACGCCGGACGGCGCGGCGATCCACATCGAGCAGCGGCCGGGGCACGAGGTCACGGATATCGCGCCGGGGGTGCCGGTGGCACCGGTGGGCGCGCAGGCGTACAACCCGGCGTTCGACGTGACGCCTCCCGAGCTCGTGACGGCGATTGTCACCGAGCTGGGTGTGGTGTCGCCCGTTGACCGTGGGAACCTTTCGGAAGTGTGTTCCAGGTCACGCTCGGCAGAGTCGGATTCAGGGGATGGAATGATGAAGGCATGA
- a CDS encoding DUF7544 domain-containing protein, which translates to MSDSPGWASPGSPPPENGRNDPAPAEPQAPPQPPAPQGWQSAPPPPPPAQPGWQGAPAPAGWGGWGGWHPHTFAAKPGVIPLRPLGIGEILDGAVSTARAHWRTVLTIALGIAIITELISAVAMHTWIGDSSGIAALEEKPNPTDEEIRDAFTDLAALASVTSVVALLGSVLATAMLTIVVSRAVLGREVTVAEAWADSRSRLARLLGVVLIVPLLSILAVGVPVLLAALTGAVALAVVAAIGGGVLAVWLWVRFSLAAPALMLERQGVLAAMRRSAKLVSGSWWRVLGVQILVLVLLTVVGGIIEIPTSILAGIAAGNGGDSFFQGTTSDMTWTYLAVAGIGSVISSTITLPIGAGVVALLYIDQRIRREALDLELARAAGLGDQGRES; encoded by the coding sequence GTGAGCGACTCGCCGGGCTGGGCGTCCCCCGGATCACCACCGCCGGAGAACGGCCGCAACGACCCCGCGCCCGCCGAACCGCAGGCCCCGCCCCAGCCCCCCGCGCCTCAGGGCTGGCAGAGCGCGCCCCCGCCGCCGCCCCCGGCGCAGCCCGGCTGGCAGGGCGCCCCGGCACCCGCCGGGTGGGGCGGCTGGGGCGGCTGGCACCCGCACACGTTCGCCGCCAAGCCCGGCGTCATCCCGCTCCGCCCGCTCGGTATCGGCGAGATACTCGACGGCGCGGTCTCCACCGCCCGCGCCCACTGGCGAACCGTGCTGACCATCGCCCTCGGCATCGCCATCATCACCGAACTGATCTCCGCCGTCGCGATGCACACCTGGATCGGCGACAGCTCCGGCATCGCGGCCCTGGAGGAGAAGCCGAACCCCACCGACGAGGAGATCCGCGACGCCTTCACCGACCTCGCCGCGCTCGCCTCCGTCACCTCCGTCGTCGCCTTACTCGGCAGCGTCCTGGCCACCGCCATGCTCACCATCGTCGTCAGCCGCGCGGTCCTCGGCCGCGAGGTCACCGTCGCCGAGGCGTGGGCGGACTCCCGCTCCCGGCTGGCACGTCTGCTGGGCGTGGTCCTGATCGTCCCGCTCCTCTCCATCCTGGCCGTCGGCGTCCCCGTCCTGCTCGCCGCCCTGACCGGCGCCGTGGCCCTCGCCGTCGTCGCCGCCATCGGCGGCGGGGTGCTCGCCGTCTGGCTCTGGGTGCGGTTCTCGCTGGCCGCGCCCGCCCTGATGCTGGAGCGCCAGGGCGTTCTCGCCGCCATGCGCCGCTCCGCCAAGCTCGTGAGCGGCTCGTGGTGGCGCGTCCTCGGCGTCCAGATCCTCGTTCTCGTCCTGCTCACGGTGGTGGGCGGCATCATCGAGATCCCGACCTCCATCCTCGCCGGAATCGCCGCCGGAAACGGCGGGGACAGCTTCTTCCAGGGCACCACGAGCGACATGACCTGGACCTACCTCGCCGTCGCCGGCATCGGCTCGGTCATCTCCTCCACCATCACCCTCCCCATCGGCGCCGGCGTCGTCGCCCTGCTCTACATCGACCAGCGCATCCGCCGGGAGGCCCTCGACCTCGAACTGGCCCGCGCGGCGGGCCTCGGCGACCAGGGCCGGGAAAGCTGA
- a CDS encoding DUF4129 domain-containing protein produces MALPWADDPPGPPLVIDREPARDAAERELSGQRYAEHEPGPIRRAWSWLWEQLFGALENAAFNTPGGWLGLLIIVAVTVGLIIALRLRLGGLRTARSAGPGRAGAVFTDRPRTAAEHRAAAQEHAAAARWAEAVRERMRAVVRDLEERALLDPRPGRTANEAAAEAARPMPALTGELRSAAATFDAVTYGGLPAGPDDYARLADLDTRLRRAKPDLTATAPSWTAP; encoded by the coding sequence ATGGCGCTGCCGTGGGCCGACGACCCGCCCGGCCCGCCCCTCGTCATCGACCGCGAGCCCGCCCGGGACGCGGCCGAGCGCGAGCTGTCCGGACAGCGCTACGCCGAGCACGAGCCAGGCCCGATCCGGCGCGCCTGGAGCTGGCTGTGGGAGCAGCTCTTCGGCGCCCTGGAGAACGCCGCGTTCAACACCCCCGGCGGCTGGCTCGGCCTGCTGATCATCGTCGCCGTCACCGTCGGCCTGATCATCGCCCTCCGGCTGCGCCTCGGCGGCCTGCGCACCGCCCGCTCGGCCGGGCCGGGCCGGGCCGGCGCCGTGTTCACCGACCGACCGCGCACCGCCGCCGAGCACCGCGCCGCCGCGCAGGAGCACGCCGCCGCCGCCCGCTGGGCCGAGGCCGTGCGGGAACGGATGCGCGCCGTCGTCCGCGACCTGGAGGAGCGAGCCCTGCTCGACCCGCGCCCCGGCCGCACCGCGAACGAGGCCGCCGCCGAGGCCGCCCGCCCGATGCCCGCCCTCACCGGGGAGCTGCGGTCGGCCGCCGCCACCTTCGACGCCGTCACCTACGGCGGCCTGCCCGCCGGCCCCGACGACTACGCCCGGCTGGCCGACCTGGACACCCGACTACGCCGCGCCAAGCCCGACCTCACCGCCACCGCCCCGTCCTGGACGGCGCCATGA